One Alteromonas gilva DNA segment encodes these proteins:
- the iscB gene encoding RNA-guided endonuclease IscB, with product MRVLVLDNQKQPLMPCRQARARQLLRDGKAAVFRRYPFTIILKERQGGDTQPVSLSVDPGSKTTGIALVALFQRGRVAIYGQHIVHRGQQIRDALESRRAIRRSRRNRKTRYRQPRFLNRTRPKGWLPPSLTSRVHNLETWAKRLIGSAPVTSANVETVRFDMQLIENPSIAGKEYQQGSLFGWELREYLLYRHQHICAYCHGLTRDAVLEKEHIIPKALGGSNRLANHVLSCRECNEDKGKLHPNAWVTLCEQRADKVNLMRSKNMTRIMTGYRPSLKDAAAVNATRYAIGNRIKSIISDTHFWSGGLTKKNRSEQRYLKDHWIDAACVGQNGGAVSLECNYIIVASAKGHGSRQMCRVDKYGFPRTSAKSHSIVHGFRTGDLVVANVPNGKKQGLHVGRVAVRKNGYFNVQTKNGAVQGIFYKNCRITQHSDGYNFNYGAAIPPTTHSKIRVAVSLPNF from the coding sequence GTGAGAGTTTTGGTACTCGACAATCAGAAACAACCTTTAATGCCTTGTCGTCAAGCGCGAGCACGCCAACTCCTACGTGATGGTAAAGCAGCGGTGTTTCGTCGTTATCCTTTCACCATCATCCTTAAGGAGAGACAGGGTGGTGATACTCAGCCAGTGTCATTAAGTGTCGATCCGGGAAGCAAAACTACCGGGATTGCACTGGTCGCGTTATTTCAACGTGGTCGTGTTGCCATTTACGGACAACACATTGTCCATCGTGGACAACAGATCAGGGATGCACTCGAAAGCCGTCGCGCTATCCGTCGTTCACGACGAAACCGAAAGACGCGCTATCGTCAGCCGCGCTTCTTAAACCGTACCCGCCCGAAGGGATGGCTTCCGCCATCCTTAACATCACGGGTTCACAACTTGGAAACGTGGGCAAAACGCTTAATCGGTTCCGCTCCTGTGACTTCAGCCAATGTCGAAACCGTGCGCTTTGACATGCAGTTGATAGAGAATCCATCTATCGCCGGAAAAGAATACCAGCAAGGCTCACTGTTTGGTTGGGAGTTGCGCGAATACTTGCTGTACCGGCACCAGCATATATGTGCGTATTGCCACGGACTGACAAGGGATGCCGTTCTTGAGAAAGAGCACATCATTCCCAAAGCACTGGGTGGCTCAAACCGATTGGCTAACCATGTACTCAGTTGCCGGGAATGCAACGAGGACAAAGGTAAACTGCATCCGAACGCATGGGTTACACTGTGCGAACAACGTGCTGATAAGGTGAACCTTATGCGGTCAAAAAATATGACTCGCATTATGACTGGCTACCGTCCATCACTGAAAGATGCCGCTGCGGTCAATGCTACACGCTACGCCATCGGTAATCGAATCAAATCCATTATTTCAGACACCCACTTCTGGTCAGGCGGTCTGACTAAGAAGAATCGTTCTGAGCAGCGATACCTCAAAGACCATTGGATTGATGCAGCGTGTGTCGGCCAAAACGGTGGCGCGGTATCGCTGGAATGCAATTATATCATTGTTGCTTCAGCCAAAGGGCATGGCTCACGACAGATGTGTCGTGTTGATAAGTACGGCTTTCCGCGTACTTCGGCCAAGTCACATTCAATCGTTCATGGATTTAGAACGGGGGATTTGGTGGTAGCCAATGTTCCTAATGGAAAAAAGCAAGGTCTGCATGTTGGTCGAGTCGCTGTTCGCAAGAACGGCTACTTCAACGTGCAAACCAAAAACGGTGCTGTGCAGGGGATATTTTACAAAAACTGTCGGATAACTCAGCACAGCGATGGTTATAACTTTAACTATGGAGCGGCAATTCCTCCGACGACTCATTCAAAGATTCGAGTCGCGGTATCCTTGCCGAATTTTTGA
- a CDS encoding ribonuclease HI family protein, with translation MKYKGHFDGACNPNPGAIGLGISINDDAGQEIDYGYMPKGTGTNNEAEYLAVLLLLQRALHMGITSIECVGDSKLVVNQLNGTYRINQDSLLKLHGKVMHLVNQFDSCEFLWVRRQHNTRADELSKMALETNESFFSQAPTITKKAAQAPSEAPKAEHVNRIPVVKTLTDGRIFISDSRGISILEPRSRTCTCSCFHKHKSCFHLNTFLRLKHKPQKVALIG, from the coding sequence ATGAAATACAAAGGCCACTTTGACGGGGCGTGCAACCCTAACCCAGGGGCTATCGGCCTTGGTATTTCTATCAATGACGATGCCGGGCAAGAAATTGACTATGGATACATGCCTAAAGGTACCGGCACAAACAATGAGGCTGAATACCTTGCTGTCCTGTTGCTGCTTCAAAGAGCCCTTCACATGGGTATAACCAGCATTGAATGTGTTGGTGACTCTAAATTGGTCGTTAATCAATTAAATGGCACTTACAGAATCAACCAGGATTCACTGCTGAAACTTCACGGCAAGGTCATGCACCTTGTTAATCAGTTTGACAGTTGTGAATTTCTCTGGGTGAGAAGACAGCATAACACTCGGGCAGATGAACTATCAAAGATGGCTCTTGAAACGAACGAGTCTTTCTTTAGCCAAGCACCAACAATTACAAAAAAAGCAGCACAGGCGCCCAGTGAGGCTCCGAAGGCCGAACACGTAAATCGTATACCAGTGGTTAAAACCTTAACTGATGGTCGTATATTCATTTCTGACAGCCGGGGGATAAGCATCCTTGAGCCCCGCTCCAGAACATGCACTTGCAGTTGTTTCCATAAGCACAAAAGCTGCTTTCATCTGAATACATTTTTACGCCTGAAGCACAAGCCTCAAAAGGTTGCACTAATAGGATAA
- a CDS encoding single-stranded DNA-binding protein: MNRGINKVILVGNLGNDPEVRYMPNGNAVANLSLATSESWKDQQGQMQERTEWHRLTMYRRLAEVAGEYLKKGSQIYVEGKLQTRKWQDQQGQDRYTTEIIVDQMQMLGGGSVDDGGQRSGGNQRGQQPPPTQQPSQGSGYQQPAPLPDFDFDDN; the protein is encoded by the coding sequence ATGAATCGTGGTATTAATAAAGTCATCTTGGTCGGGAACCTTGGTAACGACCCAGAAGTACGTTACATGCCCAACGGCAACGCCGTTGCCAACCTGAGCCTGGCTACCAGCGAAAGTTGGAAGGATCAGCAAGGTCAAATGCAGGAGCGTACTGAATGGCATCGCTTAACCATGTATCGTCGCCTGGCGGAAGTAGCTGGTGAGTACCTGAAGAAAGGCTCACAAATTTACGTAGAAGGTAAACTGCAAACCCGCAAATGGCAGGATCAGCAAGGCCAGGATCGCTATACTACTGAAATCATTGTTGACCAAATGCAAATGCTAGGTGGTGGTAGTGTTGACGATGGAGGTCAGCGCTCCGGAGGTAATCAGCGCGGTCAACAGCCTCCGCCAACACAACAACCTAGTCAAGGAAGTGGATACCAGCAGCCAGCTCCGCTGCCTGACTTCGATTTTGATGATAACTAG
- a CDS encoding NYN domain-containing protein, with the protein MILRIYIDGYNLYYGSLKHGPHKWLDPVKLIEQIVRESAPPHLLNAADIDLKVKYFTSLVEPKVTFSKTAKRDQEAYHSALLASYSDDVLDIIFGYHSVRPYNQRLVDKDNPKALHPDCENVSVWRIEEKQTDVNIAVEAMKDALTDTRQQHMVFVSNDTDFVRLYETLQSMEHVNVGIVTPGFEESRSPSPTLARCSSWLRLYFNSEELEAAQFPYKITEQHRERIPIKLPIRKPMEWFGQRQLALEIFDVLFAALRKRNKVFQWLEQEPYPTCIEGLEPLPRPAIEMLDDVKSAEHVLRHAEMYAAHISNGNDS; encoded by the coding sequence TTGATACTACGTATTTATATTGATGGATACAATCTTTATTACGGCTCTCTAAAGCATGGACCCCATAAATGGCTAGATCCGGTAAAGCTAATTGAGCAAATTGTCAGAGAGTCAGCCCCTCCACATTTGCTGAATGCAGCAGACATCGACCTCAAAGTGAAGTACTTCACATCTCTTGTTGAGCCAAAAGTTACGTTTTCCAAAACCGCCAAGCGTGACCAGGAAGCATATCATTCCGCTTTGTTAGCCTCTTACTCTGATGATGTTCTGGATATTATATTTGGCTACCATAGCGTGCGGCCGTATAACCAAAGGTTGGTTGATAAAGATAATCCCAAAGCATTGCATCCGGATTGTGAGAATGTCTCAGTTTGGCGGATAGAAGAGAAGCAAACTGACGTAAATATTGCCGTTGAAGCCATGAAGGATGCTCTGACAGATACTCGGCAGCAGCATATGGTGTTTGTATCAAATGACACTGATTTCGTTAGATTGTATGAAACCCTGCAATCGATGGAGCATGTGAATGTGGGTATAGTAACGCCAGGCTTTGAGGAAAGCAGGAGTCCATCCCCTACCTTGGCTAGATGCTCAAGCTGGCTAAGGTTGTATTTTAATTCAGAAGAGCTAGAAGCCGCGCAGTTCCCATACAAGATCACAGAGCAACATCGAGAAAGAATCCCAATAAAACTCCCAATCAGAAAACCTATGGAGTGGTTTGGCCAACGACAGCTGGCCTTGGAAATCTTTGATGTGTTGTTTGCGGCTTTAAGGAAGAGAAATAAAGTGTTTCAGTGGCTGGAACAAGAGCCATATCCCACATGTATAGAAGGCCTGGAGCCGCTACCAAGGCCAGCAATTGAGATGTTAGATGATGTGAAGTCGGCTGAGCATGTACTTAGACATGCTGAGATGTATGCTGCACATATTAGCAATGGAAATGATAGCTAA
- a CDS encoding metal-dependent hydrolase: protein MMIAGHMIVAASAFVSYVHWATGGAWQADTSFALTWGLVMLGVLLPDIDHPDSTIGRRCRWLSYPIHIVFGHRGFTHSLLACALIVLLAYQFEALWIYWVAVGYFLHLLGDFLTPSGVTLFYPSRKTYRAWLVADTNSIGEWVLSLGIASASLTYVIGF from the coding sequence ATGATGATTGCTGGCCACATGATAGTCGCTGCCTCTGCCTTCGTGAGTTATGTTCACTGGGCAACAGGCGGCGCTTGGCAAGCAGATACAAGTTTTGCTTTAACCTGGGGGTTGGTCATGCTGGGAGTGTTACTTCCTGACATTGACCATCCAGATTCAACCATAGGTCGGCGGTGTAGGTGGCTATCTTATCCCATACATATCGTTTTTGGGCATAGAGGGTTCACACATAGCCTTCTGGCTTGCGCTTTGATTGTGTTGCTGGCCTATCAATTTGAAGCGCTATGGATCTACTGGGTCGCGGTAGGATACTTCCTCCATTTGCTTGGAGACTTTCTTACCCCTTCGGGTGTGACTTTGTTTTACCCATCAAGAAAAACCTACAGAGCATGGTTGGTAGCGGATACCAACTCCATTGGTGAATGGGTTTTATCTCTTGGAATTGCCAGCGCTTCTCTAACTTATGTAATAGGCTTTTAG
- a CDS encoding PD-(D/E)XK nuclease-like domain-containing protein, which translates to MSVAVSIDELTGEVFPSDNLLSNWAERAQPSYGDSGEELFRDCQGELIEGIYLDMPNDVYHSLPALSSSKLKTFMSSPAHYYREYLSGIERKRTLTQKRTFDAGTHAHTLILEPEGYYKQFFRDVVPSDYPDALQTATQIEVELVALGLKKSGTKAEKVQRLIEANPKIQIFDDIKEKLYAKQGEPKQEMVEGEEITTYGGKVPVDGQVWDDAHRAAKTTRDHAEANAYFQNGLPEVAIIARCPVTGMMLKVKFDWLRHDDTAVDMKTTASTKPEEFLRQLNNLSYDVQQEFYKYVALLAGIDVREFTFVATEYVNADICQPYVLSEKRTYSAKIKVDGALRRLNECNKTGRWYGWSEDDCTIVFE; encoded by the coding sequence ATGTCAGTAGCAGTAAGTATTGATGAGCTAACAGGAGAGGTATTTCCATCTGACAATTTATTGTCGAACTGGGCGGAAAGAGCACAGCCTTCATATGGGGATAGTGGAGAGGAACTTTTCAGGGATTGTCAGGGTGAGCTTATCGAGGGGATTTATCTCGATATGCCGAATGATGTTTATCACTCTCTGCCGGCCCTTAGTTCATCAAAGCTTAAGACGTTCATGTCTTCACCAGCACACTACTACCGTGAATATTTATCCGGTATTGAGCGGAAGCGAACATTAACGCAGAAGAGAACGTTTGATGCGGGTACGCACGCTCATACATTGATCCTGGAGCCAGAGGGTTATTACAAGCAGTTTTTTCGCGATGTTGTGCCGTCTGATTATCCTGATGCCTTGCAAACCGCAACTCAAATTGAAGTGGAGTTGGTTGCATTAGGGCTGAAAAAGTCTGGAACAAAGGCTGAAAAGGTTCAACGTTTAATTGAAGCCAATCCAAAGATTCAGATTTTTGATGACATTAAAGAGAAGCTTTATGCCAAGCAGGGTGAGCCTAAGCAGGAGATGGTTGAGGGTGAAGAAATCACCACATATGGCGGGAAGGTTCCTGTCGATGGGCAGGTGTGGGATGACGCCCACCGGGCAGCCAAGACCACCCGGGATCATGCTGAAGCAAATGCATATTTCCAGAATGGTTTGCCAGAAGTGGCCATCATTGCTCGATGCCCTGTCACGGGGATGATGTTGAAGGTCAAGTTCGATTGGTTGCGCCATGACGATACTGCTGTAGATATGAAAACTACAGCTTCAACTAAGCCGGAAGAGTTTCTAAGGCAGTTAAACAACCTTAGTTACGACGTCCAGCAGGAGTTTTATAAGTATGTGGCTTTACTCGCGGGGATTGATGTCAGGGAGTTTACTTTCGTGGCAACTGAGTATGTGAATGCTGATATTTGCCAGCCATACGTGTTAAGTGAGAAGCGAACATATAGTGCCAAAATAAAGGTCGATGGTGCATTACGCCGTCTTAATGAATGTAACAAAACTGGGAGGTGGTATGGGTGGTCGGAAGACGATTGCACAATTGTATTTGAGTAA
- a CDS encoding recombinase RecT, which yields MSTVSNTGATNMLNRNELIALYKDEEFKASFIANYVDKNVHLHVAQKEFITAFNLIANDNGSQERPAIKQASASSIKSTFLMISSYGLSFDPNEKEVYVYGEHRDPNKVGLGVTLGYRGMRRIAMNSGKVKVITSEIVYESDSFTWLGADKAPSFASTGRNQDDNISCGFVTIRLMDNSVVSFKMSAAELLQIENDNIQMETEFTGDPNNSLYRTAWRERCLRAALWRSAYREYQHLFMDTGKIVDDQGTLESETETADAFEAMMAEALAENDNPQAVNA from the coding sequence ATGTCTACAGTTTCAAACACCGGAGCAACAAACATGCTGAACAGAAATGAGTTAATTGCCTTATATAAAGATGAAGAGTTTAAGGCGTCGTTTATTGCCAACTATGTTGATAAAAATGTGCATCTGCATGTAGCACAGAAAGAATTCATTACCGCTTTTAATTTGATTGCCAATGACAATGGCAGTCAGGAACGACCCGCCATAAAGCAGGCCTCTGCCAGCTCCATTAAAAGCACCTTTTTGATGATCAGCTCCTATGGGCTCTCCTTCGACCCTAATGAAAAGGAGGTTTACGTCTACGGCGAGCATCGTGACCCAAATAAGGTTGGTTTAGGGGTTACCTTGGGATATCGCGGCATGCGCCGGATTGCGATGAATTCCGGAAAGGTGAAGGTGATCACTTCAGAGATTGTTTACGAGTCTGACAGCTTCACTTGGTTGGGCGCCGATAAAGCACCTAGCTTTGCAAGTACTGGGCGCAACCAGGATGACAACATCTCATGCGGATTTGTCACCATTAGACTGATGGATAACAGCGTTGTGTCTTTCAAAATGTCAGCAGCCGAGTTGCTACAAATTGAAAATGACAACATCCAGATGGAAACAGAGTTCACTGGCGATCCAAACAATTCACTGTATCGAACAGCCTGGCGTGAACGCTGCCTAAGAGCTGCTTTGTGGCGCAGTGCTTACCGTGAGTATCAACACTTATTCATGGATACCGGAAAAATCGTAGACGACCAAGGCACGCTGGAGTCAGAAACGGAAACCGCAGACGCTTTTGAAGCAATGATGGCAGAGGCATTAGCCGAGAATGACAACCCACAAGCTGTGAACGCTTAA
- a CDS encoding TraC family protein, with protein sequence MGVVLNKKAKLLKRDTTADLFSVVEYWDEDKIFILDEPAIGAFIVCQPTPGSNDDIRNSLENFFKTDFPEGTIVQMQLASLPDLENRLYGYNRVRGNRMLGKDQEQIELLSDSISNFYRRGTQQNINDNGYRFRDYEFWISIKVPIKKAIPSEGELKAFKRKIRSTVSTLSQFAPEIANEFQYKRRMSVMLNMYGDASWKGKPHHHDKCQIDRPLRELFLDPGKRIEPTDKGVEIYDQNGDMCQFVKSISITDMPEKMLYGQMINLLGDWEQGNTLLDEHFILSLNVEYPNQKSARDKFTKSRTFITNQAKGSILQYLDKLRFQKMDFDAVNRELDQTGSLLIKYSMQMLSFTKDEESANDFVDKVQGMYSKKNVSIMQDNFFTLPFMLAGLPFGVDAEFVKSSHRFKKATTKALPFLTPHMASWKGNTPNPTLLLGSRFGQAVSIDFFESDTNFNIYGAATSGAGKSFFIGFLTNAILGVGVKEQDNDSIRQQYDDGAQVFIIDVGRSYVGLAEQYEQSQFLAFGRDFKYSLNPFSNVTDFYGKEGEANLIRTLIKTMASPSGNITDLQNAEILEVLKIVWEDKGKEATITDFAKECLNHELVEMHAIGRQLKPFCDEGIYGDFFGNKYPPVNFDGRLVVCELEELKSDSHLQVTVLMALVMGIQNKMYLSYEGDTPRRRMFILDEAWEYLKEDKNGASMMQFFADFLETGWRRFRKYGAAGALVTQSVMDAYTSVVGRAIIANSKWMLLMKQQPEQVERLREEKAFTGNETDFKLLSSLKTVKARPAVTDEAFSEVLVKDGLNSQVCRLYTDRKFQLILTTDKKEKDKRQEYIDQGMSMEQAISQMMEDEKRMAL encoded by the coding sequence ATGGGCGTTGTATTAAACAAAAAAGCAAAGCTCCTAAAGCGGGATACTACCGCAGACCTGTTCAGTGTTGTTGAGTACTGGGATGAAGATAAGATCTTCATTTTGGATGAGCCAGCAATTGGAGCTTTTATTGTTTGTCAGCCTACACCAGGGTCAAACGATGACATCAGGAACTCACTGGAAAACTTTTTTAAAACAGATTTCCCAGAGGGCACTATTGTTCAGATGCAGCTGGCGTCATTGCCTGACTTAGAAAATCGACTCTACGGATACAATCGGGTTCGTGGCAATCGGATGTTGGGTAAAGACCAAGAGCAAATCGAATTGCTTTCAGATTCAATCTCAAACTTCTATCGTCGTGGTACCCAGCAAAATATCAATGACAATGGATATCGGTTCCGTGACTATGAATTCTGGATCTCGATTAAGGTGCCAATCAAAAAGGCGATACCTTCTGAAGGTGAGCTGAAGGCTTTCAAGCGCAAAATCCGAAGCACGGTAAGCACGCTGTCTCAGTTTGCTCCGGAAATTGCGAATGAGTTCCAATACAAGCGCCGGATGAGCGTAATGCTGAACATGTATGGTGATGCTAGTTGGAAAGGAAAGCCACACCATCATGATAAATGTCAGATTGATCGCCCCTTGAGAGAATTGTTTCTTGATCCGGGTAAACGTATTGAGCCGACTGATAAGGGCGTAGAAATATACGATCAAAATGGCGATATGTGCCAGTTCGTGAAGTCAATTTCAATCACTGACATGCCGGAGAAGATGCTTTATGGCCAGATGATCAACCTTTTGGGTGATTGGGAGCAGGGTAATACCCTGCTGGATGAGCATTTCATCCTGTCACTGAATGTGGAGTACCCAAACCAGAAGTCGGCCAGAGATAAGTTTACTAAGTCGCGCACATTCATAACCAACCAGGCAAAGGGTTCAATCCTTCAGTACCTGGATAAGTTGCGTTTCCAGAAGATGGACTTTGACGCGGTGAATCGAGAGCTTGATCAGACCGGTTCACTGTTGATTAAGTACAGCATGCAAATGCTTAGCTTTACCAAGGATGAAGAATCAGCAAATGATTTCGTAGACAAAGTGCAAGGTATGTACAGTAAGAAAAATGTCAGCATTATGCAGGACAATTTCTTCACTTTGCCGTTCATGTTGGCCGGCCTGCCATTTGGAGTTGATGCTGAATTTGTAAAATCTTCACATCGGTTCAAAAAAGCAACCACGAAGGCGTTACCATTTTTAACGCCACACATGGCCAGTTGGAAAGGTAACACGCCGAATCCTACTCTTTTGTTGGGGTCGCGCTTTGGTCAAGCTGTATCAATCGACTTCTTTGAGTCGGATACCAATTTCAATATCTATGGGGCTGCTACCTCGGGTGCAGGTAAGTCGTTCTTCATCGGCTTTTTGACCAATGCCATTTTGGGTGTAGGTGTTAAAGAGCAGGATAATGACAGCATTCGTCAGCAATATGATGATGGGGCTCAGGTGTTCATTATCGACGTAGGCCGAAGTTATGTAGGTCTGGCTGAGCAGTATGAGCAGTCACAGTTTTTGGCGTTTGGACGTGATTTTAAATACTCGTTGAACCCTTTTAGCAATGTTACCGACTTCTATGGGAAGGAAGGTGAAGCCAATTTGATCAGAACCCTGATTAAGACCATGGCAAGCCCAAGTGGAAACATTACAGACTTACAAAATGCTGAGATCCTGGAAGTCCTGAAGATAGTTTGGGAAGACAAAGGGAAGGAAGCAACGATAACAGACTTTGCTAAAGAGTGTTTGAATCACGAGCTTGTTGAAATGCATGCCATTGGACGTCAGTTAAAGCCTTTCTGTGATGAAGGTATTTACGGTGACTTCTTTGGTAATAAGTATCCACCGGTTAACTTTGATGGTCGATTGGTAGTCTGTGAGCTTGAAGAGTTGAAATCAGATTCACACTTACAGGTAACTGTTTTGATGGCGCTGGTTATGGGCATACAGAACAAAATGTACCTTTCTTACGAAGGGGATACACCTCGTCGCCGGATGTTTATTCTCGATGAGGCATGGGAATACTTGAAGGAAGATAAGAACGGCGCATCAATGATGCAGTTCTTTGCTGACTTCCTGGAAACAGGGTGGCGTCGATTCCGTAAATATGGTGCAGCTGGCGCATTGGTTACTCAGTCTGTAATGGATGCATACACCTCTGTAGTAGGTCGGGCAATCATAGCCAACTCGAAATGGATGCTCCTGATGAAGCAGCAGCCAGAGCAGGTTGAGCGCCTTAGAGAGGAAAAAGCATTTACCGGCAATGAAACAGATTTCAAGCTGTTGTCATCACTGAAGACTGTTAAAGCGCGTCCTGCAGTCACTGACGAAGCGTTTTCCGAAGTGCTGGTGAAAGACGGCCTTAACTCACAGGTTTGCCGTCTTTACACTGACCGTAAGTTCCAGCTGATCCTGACTACTGACAAAAAGGAAAAGGATAAGCGTCAGGAATACATCGATCAGGGCATGTCTATGGAGCAGGCAATTAGCCAAATGATGGAAGACGAAAAGCGAATGGCTTTGTAA
- a CDS encoding TraV family lipoprotein, whose product MKSQSITIRSTAAILLAGSLAMSGCTTIGKENFTCENMKKGGVCAGARDVYELTNNRESLENLTQEDLAHQKGYAIDGHEGHVHAQYEASEDRYIAGAELPSQQSGEIVVYEERTNEQHSRDSYQAAKVIPQTRYETSPENPFSAWPNNGEPLAPEALAVMSEPKPMRILVSSYTDPAGFLTLPGYVYVEVEPKTWRIGNSANFRPTRVVPLQMRKQSQQEMIQQEQRRKGVSPLNIITQPPTTGK is encoded by the coding sequence ATGAAATCTCAATCAATCACAATAAGGTCAACAGCCGCAATTTTGCTGGCTGGTTCTTTAGCAATGTCCGGGTGTACCACAATCGGTAAGGAAAACTTTACTTGTGAGAACATGAAGAAGGGTGGAGTGTGTGCCGGGGCTCGTGACGTTTACGAATTGACCAATAATCGTGAGTCATTGGAAAACCTTACTCAGGAAGACTTGGCGCATCAGAAAGGTTATGCAATAGATGGTCATGAGGGGCATGTTCACGCACAGTATGAAGCAAGCGAAGATCGTTATATTGCCGGTGCTGAACTGCCATCTCAACAATCAGGTGAAATTGTGGTGTATGAAGAGCGCACGAATGAACAGCATTCTCGTGATTCATATCAGGCTGCAAAGGTCATTCCTCAAACGCGCTACGAAACAAGCCCCGAAAACCCATTCAGCGCTTGGCCAAACAATGGTGAGCCATTGGCTCCCGAAGCCTTGGCGGTTATGTCAGAGCCTAAGCCGATGCGTATCTTGGTGTCTTCATATACTGATCCAGCAGGCTTTTTAACTCTGCCTGGTTACGTCTATGTGGAAGTTGAGCCTAAGACATGGCGTATTGGTAATTCTGCCAATTTCCGTCCTACCCGGGTGGTTCCACTGCAAATGAGAAAGCAATCTCAACAAGAAATGATCCAGCAAGAGCAGCGACGTAAAGGTGTATCACCTCTTAACATCATCACTCAGCCACCAACGACAGGTAAGTAA
- a CDS encoding thioredoxin fold domain-containing protein yields the protein MNKVLSILLVAALAFTVKAQELNKTQISKKMQEVTPFEVQEVNDDSTGLYEIVTDKGIFYATKDGKNLISGRVYEFEGGMANKTQSRISELAVSKIEKLKDSFVTFKAPNEKHEVLVFFDVNCGYCRKMHNELSQYNAAGITVHYVLYPRNGIKDPRTGNTQFSNTYLTMQDIACSPNPNISLDMVMRSNELPTARCENQVAENYALGEWLGVRGTPAVYGMDGKQVVGGYAPTNKLLAVLERAK from the coding sequence ATGAACAAGGTTTTATCAATTTTACTGGTGGCTGCACTGGCATTTACGGTAAAGGCTCAAGAGTTAAATAAGACTCAGATAAGTAAAAAGATGCAGGAAGTCACGCCTTTCGAAGTGCAGGAAGTCAATGATGACTCGACCGGTTTGTACGAGATAGTTACAGATAAAGGGATTTTCTATGCCACGAAAGACGGTAAAAACCTGATTTCAGGCCGTGTATATGAATTTGAAGGCGGAATGGCCAATAAAACTCAATCCCGGATTTCTGAGTTGGCAGTATCCAAAATTGAAAAGCTGAAAGATTCGTTTGTGACTTTCAAAGCGCCAAATGAAAAACATGAAGTGTTGGTGTTTTTCGATGTTAACTGTGGTTACTGCCGCAAGATGCACAATGAGTTAAGCCAATACAATGCTGCAGGCATTACTGTTCATTACGTCCTTTATCCTCGCAATGGCATTAAAGATCCTCGAACCGGAAATACACAGTTCAGTAATACGTACTTAACTATGCAGGATATTGCATGCTCGCCAAATCCTAATATTTCGTTGGATATGGTTATGCGCAGTAATGAATTGCCGACAGCTCGTTGCGAGAACCAGGTAGCCGAAAATTATGCTTTGGGAGAGTGGCTTGGTGTAAGGGGTACTCCAGCTGTATATGGTATGGATGGCAAGCAGGTGGTGGGCGGATATGCTCCTACCAACAAACTGTTGGCTGTATTGGAGCGTGCGAAATGA